The genomic segment GTAGGGCATCCCGAAGTATACTCGTTGATTTTGCTAAACAACGTGTTGGGTGGCAGCATGAGCTCGCGCCTGTTCCAAGAAATTCGAGAAGAGCGCGGCTTGGCATACTCTGTTTATTCCTATCATTCGTCCTATAAAGAAGCGGGTACATTCCAAGTTTATACAGGAACGGCACCAGAGCAAGTGGGACAGGTATTTGACATCGTCTCGCACGTCCTGCGCGATGTCGCTGATCATGGAATTACTGACAAAGAGCTGAACAAAGGAAAAGAGCAGCTGAAAGGCAGCCTGATGCTCAGCTTGGAAAGTACGAATAGCCGAATGAGTCGACTTGGCAAAAATGAACTCTTGCTGGGCCGTCACCTTAGTCTAGACGAGATCATTGCCAAAATTGACCGTGTTTCCCATGAATCTGTTTTGGCTGTGGCGCAGCAGCTGTTCCGTTCCAAGATGTCTATGGCAATGGTGAGTCCACTCGACGGCTTCCCTGAAAACGTGAAGAACGATATTTTACTGTAAGCAAAAATCCGGCATAGCCCGGATTTTTTTGCGTATATCAACAGTAAATGAAAGGACAAAGGGGGCTTCTCCATGCGCTTAAGCGAGTTGGGTGGGAAGGAGATTATCGGACTGGACAACGGGGAGAAAATGGGAGTTATCAGTGATTCCGATTTAGTCATCCATCCCGAAAACGGTACAATTCAATCCATCATCTTGCCAGGAGGTAGTTTCTTTGGATTCGGCAAGAAGCGAGAGGACCTCGTGATCCCATGGAGCTCCATTGTAAAAATTGGGCCAGATATGGTCATCATCCAGCTTCAAACGCCTGAGGCACAGGCTTCCCAAAAGTAGGCGCTACTGTCACCGAAGTAGCAGGAGCGGAATAGGATGGGGGTAGACCGCATGGATTTCCGTCAACTTTTCCAAAAGGAAAACCTTTGCGTTCCGATCATTTAATGCAGTAAAATGTGTGGAAAGGGGAACGCAGCATGCTAACGGGCATACATGTTGCCTTCATCGGCGGAGACGCTCGCCAGTTGGAAGTCATCAAGCGGTGCATACAACTG from the Brevibacillus brevis genome contains:
- a CDS encoding YlmC/YmxH family sporulation protein, whose translation is MRLSELGGKEIIGLDNGEKMGVISDSDLVIHPENGTIQSIILPGGSFFGFGKKREDLVIPWSSIVKIGPDMVIIQLQTPEAQASQK